The following nucleotide sequence is from Lytechinus pictus isolate F3 Inbred chromosome 10, Lp3.0, whole genome shotgun sequence.
atatcaaacttctgagagaattgcaaatattttccatctcGGACGGATATCTCGGACggacatcacggacggacacaaataaaatacattggaagtaccttgtaagaagttcttattacttgtttgggggaacaaatgctaatgtattgatgatttgtacatttttttaatatgattaaacaatattagttgcacaatcaagttgctacaacttcaatcaagttgctacaacttgatttaagttgtagcaacatgatttctatgctagacacacaaaataatctagccatatgattgcttttaaagacagttcttttcaaaatcaaatatcctAATGCACATTGTCTTCTTTTCAATTTAGAGAATACTGTAGTTGGTACCAAATCAACATCCAGTGGatcaatgatcatgttgattcttatcatgatgataaatgttcatacatttttaggcattaattttcgaagagcacatatttttttttaatgtccatTAAGTAAATCCAAAAGATTCACAGGTTGCTgatcattatgcttgtttggtggatcaagtatgaccacaacacttgtccaggctctcttcaaattcatcttttgtCCATATTAAAGTGGAGACACACCTTCATATCAACAGCCCTCATGTATTTAGGCACTGACCAaatccaaaattgaaatcagaTACCAATTAAACTTATAAACACTGCagtgcaatttttttatgaattgtatgcattttcagATTACCAGATCAGCAATTTGCTcaaaattagctccaaaatggactttaaaaaaaggaattatgTACTTTTCACAAGCCTCAAGGACGTGATGTCATGTTCTGTTAGAAGCATTGTGAATCCATAGGTTTGCACatggaaaaaatgatttttttttttctgcttatcagAATACCCCGGTATGCAttctactttcttcttttccatcactttctgcaagcttcaatttatgaaatatacagcttttgacttattcttgctctatttcatttcctgctttttggcatacatgtagcttccaaCTCTATCTGCGTTCcaattatgttttaaaaaaatttcctgACAACAATTAAGCCCCAATAACAGCCAAAGAAAGATTAcacaaaaaattgtgaagagttgtaggtttccatccatttgagttctgaataattctcagtaccatttttcactgcaaattggaactaaaattaaattcataatctgctcagtatttgctcattgtctgtccgtgatgaaattaatgtccgtctgcgattattttgattgatttatgatatggataaaatgtatggattttagctatattcaaatgaaatgatgtacagtgtctaGTGAGATGCTTCTgcacacttttatttttgttcctattctgataaagaataaaaagctgaatccatacatattatccatatcataaactcaataaaaatgatcacggacggccattaatttcatcacggatggaaatttcaaaatggaatgttaacatctaccagaaaaatttacttcccatattttttctactaatttatgtttgatgatagattaatgtttagagtacaagaaaatccaaaccaaattggagtagctttgaaaacaataaaactagggtgaattgaatttgagtgaatttacattgtccgtccgtgatgaaattaatgtccgtccgtgatcatttttgattgagtttatgatatggataaaatgtatggatttcagctatgttcaaataaaatgatgtacagtgtttagtgagatacctctacacctttttattttttatttctattctgataaaaaataaaaaaactttttatattttttttcatcacggacggaaatttcaaaatggaaatgttcacacctaccaaaaaaaattacttcccaatattttttttccactaatttatgtttgataatagattGATGTTCAGAATGCAAgaacatccaaaccaaattagaataactttaaaaacaataaaactagagagaatttaatttgagtaaaaatgtccgtccgtgatgagagGTAATAGCACCCCTACAAATAAAATGGACTATTCCAGTACTTTCGGATTTatcaatcttcatgaaactgagttctttgaaacctgagatatcaaagattatcttaaaagcaattttgatagaaatatctataaaaaaaaaattcacctcaatgctaacccttaaccgatcatgctcccctaaacaagtacaggaatgttttattgttacgggtccttcggtcatcggctttaccttatttggtttagtacgaccccaccttctacacctcgtgcaaatcggactctaaacacgaagtgttggggcaaaatggacatcctttataaaacattttaattttgttttatcattcccgcaaattcgaccctaaacacgtaattttcctagcgaaatagacacccttttttcattatttttgtgttttttacacccttatcacgttacgtacgtaacgtgccctatcgtgaaaaggacatcctttttacatgtttttttggtcgcgcatggtatccccttgtcaatgtaagtggcccccccgggagtgGCGTATCTAGGGGGCAAGGGGGCACATGCCCCTAGAAACACTGAAAGCAGAggggtaaaaaaaagagaaagggtgcaaataaagaaatgcaaaacaaatatttttaaaagccAAAGGAATAAAGGAGCAGAATAGGAATACCACtaaaggtgattaatacccctgTTCTATgctattaccatggtaatgcagtttccaacacatttacaaaatgaatcttgcatgtCTATGGTAGACATTTTTTCTGTTTCCCTTGGGTTGACTTACTAGACAGATTTGTCTGCAGTTTGAATTATCATCACGCACACCTTAACGTCAGGAACAAATCCCTTTTACATCACTGGGAAAAACCCATCATTGTTACTTCATTATTCATGATGTTGATTTTCAGTTGTGCTGTTGGAAACGGAACAAAGAGaatcatgtttttaaaaaaatagctgGAGGAGGAAATGGACGTAATCATCTTGAAAACATACGGCCTTGTTTGTGATTGGTAGACAACTCTATTGATGCTTTTATTTATTGTGAAAAATACAAGGTGAAAGATTATTGAACCTCATTAGAGGACATGGAAAGCAAAACTACCCCTTTGGAGATCTTGGTACAGTCCAAATATTACTGCGATGATATTACATTCAATGGTTCCCCCTACATGCAATGTGTCATAATTAATGAATGTGGTATCcatgcatattttatatctACTGGGACTTGTATGTTATTCTTAGAGACAGACATTGATATTTGCTACCCACCCTTCACTGTTAAATGGAAACTGGTTTTAAAGTGTGATACATTGGTTGTTGTGAACAACCTATATATGTAGCATAGCATTAGCAGTGCTAAACTTGCTATTAAAATATAACTACTGCATGATTCATGCTTATTTACATCACAGAACAAGCAACTCTTGCACTGGCTCCTCAGCACATTAAAATTGAATTCTGATATCAACAGTCACAAACTAAATCACTGTCAAGTATGAATACTGAAATAATGTATTAATCACTTTCTCCTCCTTGTACTTTAATAGTTAAACTTGgtttttaaaattcaaaggtcaagtccagcctagaaaaagttaattttaatcattagaaaaagaaaataagcataacactgaaaaattaatatgaatcagatgtaaaataagaaattgatttcagtttcgcttaatttcccCCAAACACTTACATAAAATtctatgacatgcaaatgacagagttgatgatgtccctcactatctATAGTATTTTACtgtttgaatgatatatttaaattttttacagatatgacaataaggaccaacttgactgaaccataaaatgttaaaacaatttcCATGGAGcactggcagatccaggggggggggggcacatctggctggtgcccccccccctttgaaagccatgatattttgaatggaaatttgCCATTCATAAGCAAGGACCATTTTTtggatttttcaaatttttccaggAACAAAATCACCtccattttttattgataagcgttttattctttttcttacttgtcaattttttggtaGCACATAATGACCTCCATTTTTAGTGAATAcctttctgttttttttgtgcttgtcaaaTCATCCCTGCaacaaaatccccccccccccttttcggaaaatcctggatccgcccttgtgcaATGAAGCatgactttaaaatatcatacctttttatttcacatccgattttcatgaaattttcaattttatacTTGTTGAAATtatctctttctattcaaatcaactctttgttggggtggacatgTCCTGTAAGAAAATCTTCATCATTTTCACTGTAACAAGCAAAGATGATGACAAACTGTTGGTCAGACTTTATGTAATGGATACAATACAAGCTGCATCCCAATTCTTTTTTCAAAacatggctgaaaatcaagtatATAACAGTTGAACTGACTGACAtcacttttccaaaaatagaaatatacatgGAAAGAATGATATGTTTGGTGGAAGTCAGGAAGATGTAACAGAGATAGCAATAAATCCTGTCACTGATGTGGAAACTTGTGAAGCAAGATGCCTAACAATTTATGATAGTTCATAGCCTAATTTTCATGTTATAATAATTCAAATTGTTAAATTTTTTCACTTATTGCTTCATTTAGATATGTTTGATGGAAGTCGGACTTTGTGTATTTTACTCAGGTACTTTTACTGCTAAACCTTGACTGTTGCCTGTGAGgcccttttcatattttcctgtttTGGAGCCGGAGATTCCCCATTACCATCTTGCAGTCATGGCAACGCGTCTTAAATGCGTCTTTTTTCAGTGTGCTATCTCCATCTTCAgtgcattgatttttttgtaaggTGAGTTTCACAATCCGTATGCCCATGAACAGACATGTTTTTCACGGCTGTTTCAGAAACAGATTTTGAATTCTCTATTTcctgtcacatcatgggcactgacgaagagtgtgactttacctttcatttttgggAGCtacgctccttttaaaatctatgattttatttctacttTACACAAACATCTAGACTCTGGACAATGTGGTACTGGACTCGAAAGTGGATAAATATATCATCATAATATCAGGtggatgtttcacaaagctgttcatAAGGTAGAGTGacaatgactggtgatcctttcttgtggtaaatgataacaCCGATTTCTCTTGATGTTGATTTAGCtcccaagaaaggatcaccaattGCTCGGAACTTAcaaagagctttatgaaacacccaccttgTGATTTTGTCAGGAAGGCTAAAGATAATTTcaaacagaaaatattttggtGGTGTACAGGGACCATCCCATTCACCTATGATGTCAGTTGCTTGTCTGCTAATGTAGTTCAGGTGCTCGTTTGAGGAATTTTGCTTTCAATTATTCTTTCTCACTTTCATAAATAACCATAGGAAAACAAATTGATTACTGTTTGTATTTTCGCTAAGTTCTGATGTGTTGTACAACGCAAAtagcaaatattcttatttgtgcAATGGAATGACATTTCGATAAAACAAAGATACACTATATATTTAACCCGGCTACGCCTtattgaatagagcatctttcctTCACCTCATGCAAAATCTCACACCAtcacactcatgcctattcgctatttgtatattctCACAACACGTCAGGTGGTGACCGCCCACTCTGAAAATTTCGTTGGTGAAGCTGACAACCCTGAACTTCCCCGATAACCCAGGCTTACAACAGTAAAATACaccaaatattgataaaatgatCAAGAACGTTCTGCTTTTAATCCACCTTCGTATACATGCTAGGGTTAAGAACTGTATTATGGAAATTATTTCATCCAATATTTGGTCCATGCTTTCTCTTACTCAGCTCAGCTCTTTCTTGCCAATGATCCAGGCAGAGTAAGAGGGATGGACATCGAGTCTCCATCTTCAGCTCTCTGTATATGCTAGCAGTGCAGCAGTGCAAAGAAGATGTTTACCTCATATTGCGCATTGTTCAAGTTACATCATTAATGTGCACAAAATGATGGGTAAGGAGAATGTCTGATAGTGAGTACTGAGTACTTAAAaagaatttctttaaaattccacatgtttcagttgatattgttccTAATTTTTGTCAAGACTATTAGTGtgtcaaaataataaacaaaattagaCTGACATGtaatttcttataaaaaaaaacgcagcctgcatgatttttttattaatttgataaaaaaaaagctaCTGCAGTCACAGAGAAGCTAAAAGTATATCAACTCATAAACACACGTAGACttgaaaatgataaacaaaatttatttcaatatattacTTTCTAAAATTTGCATACAAAGCAAGTTCAACAGCTTTATTACTTGCACATGAAATATCATAAAGCTGTACATAAGAACTGATTCCTCTTTACAAtgtatattttcctttttataaaatgttgatattatgAATTTGTGGGCCTAACTACTGTGAGTGGAAGATATTTATGACTGAATTGTTTCTGTGCAATCTTTTCTGCACATGATATGCATAGAATGAGTTACTAGgcagattttaaataaaatttaaaaatttcagAGTCTTTATCTTTCCATCTATGAATCAAATGTAAGTAAGTAAAtacgttttttttctttgtccttATTTAAAGGCATGACGTCATACTTTTCTGCCTTGCAATCCCTGCAACGGCTGTGTAGCCAAGGAAGCATTGCACAGACATTCCTGTGCGGGTGAAATTAGCTACAATCTAAGTTCTTCAGCTTTGTTATTTTCGATAGCTATCTCACACAACCCACCTCCCCCTGCACATGCTTTGCATGCGCCAACAACCCTGAAAGTGAACTGGGCAAAAATGTTGGACACACACACAGCCAACAAGAATGACATCATCACCAAACATATAAGTAGagagaatatgaaatattcacatACCTCTTGACAAACTTCTGAAGTTGTTCTTTGGTTGGTGTTGGTCTGGCTTCCTGATGGCATGAAATGAATGATTCTACAGTGGACACTTCTTCTGACCAATCCGCTACACTCACTGATGCAAGTCTGAAGGACAGGACAAACAAGACAAGAGGATAATCAGATATAGGGGAAGCGCTGGGCATTTTATTAAAGGGGCATAACGTCCCACAGCTAAATATAGGTGATTCTGATTTATTTCTTTCAGTAGAAAAATTGATTTCATCTGGTCAAACAGCTAGCTAAATCATATTTTCCCCatactttttctttgtttcttttcttttcttcctttccatccttttattttttggctgtttaaaaaaaatacattttacttgttttcaaagtctgcaatatttaaatgcaagcaagactgccagaggtatTCCACTTTTAGGGAGATTTGTTTGGCCCTGTAAACATATATAAATACTTCCAATCGATTGTAACTCTCTGTTCACGTTTTGCCAAAGAATAAGAGCTCTACTAAGTTGATTTAAGATTGTTACAAGGCCCTTTTATATCATCATCAATGCTTTTCTGAATAGTGGATTGAAAAGGAAAAaggtaaaaacaaacaagaggACGATGAAAGCCAAAGAGAAGTATAAAAGAGCAAAAGTCCTACTCCCATGCCCTCCCCATATCTATAAAGTTTGTTCATAGATCATTTTTGATACCTTTCTGATAGGTCTGATCCTGTACCACTCAGCTGATCACTGCTCTTTGATCCATTGCTTTCCCTCCCTCTGGAGACTGATGATGTATCAATAAGATTGGTGTCTTCCTCTTCAAATGAAACAACATTATGAAGAAATTCGTGATAGCTTTAATGTGATCGTATGTAGCTGAAGGTAATTGCCATCATACACATAAAAATATGCTACTTTGGGAAGTCATCTGTagttattaaaggacaagtccaccccaacaaaaacttgatttgaataaaaagagaaaaattcaacaagcataacactgaaaatttaatcaaaatcggatgtaaaataagaaagttatggcattttaaagtttcgcttcatttcacaaaacaggtatatgcacatctcggtcggtatgcaaatgaggaactgatgacatcactcactcactatttcttttgtattttattatatgaaatatttttattttctcgtcattgtcgtgtgaaatgaagtttcattcctccctgaacacgtggaattccaacattttgtgcttcaggcaaggaggtcctaatcgtcaaattcgtaaaaattgaaatattgtataattcaaacaataaaaaaaacaaaagaaatagtgagtgagtgacatcatcgactctctcactagttcgttcatataactattttgttaaaaataagcgaaactttgaaatgtcataattttcttattttacatccgattttgatgaaattttcagcattgtgcttgtctgatttttctctattgattcaaatcaacatttttctgaggtggacttgacctttaaaaaactTTGCCACTTCATAGtaagccattttgaaatcatcTGAGCCTAAATCTTGCATGATAGTAAATACTAAAGACATTCAATTATGCAATCATTACCCATCCATTCCATGAATTTAGAAAACCTACAGATAATTGTCCTATTGTACCTGGAAATTACTAGTAATCCGTTTATTAATATGAATTATTGATATCCttaaaggccctgtcacatcgttctgTGAAAGCCTTGCGGCTGAGTTGCGAGCAATCACCCGCAAATCACTGGTGAAATGTTTTGAGCatgttaaaaaatgttttatgtacaattcAAACTTGTGTGCGTACCTGCCGGCTTTATtacatggaataccagaaatatccCTCTCATTAGGGCTAATATTCCTAATAATATATTTGCCCAAACTCTTTGAATATTTCTGGTGTTCTATTCTAAGTCATCCAATACAATAAATATACTTACATAGAACTCAATACACACTATTTCCATACCTTTTGATATCGAAGACATAGATAATCTTTCAGCATCTATTCTCTGATGTCGCAACCGtcttggtgatgatgaggatgtcTTTGAATTCCTGGAGATTGCTTCTCTAGTCTCATCTTCTGCTTCATACATTGTGACTGGAGAGTAGTCAGTTGTTACAGAACGATGAGGGGACCACTCAGCAGACCGGCTGCTCACCAAGCCTAGAAGATGGACAGAAAAGATGGaagatttttattcattttctaaacATCGGCTGGATAGCCCTTGGAAGAACAACGAAGTTGGCTTTCATCCCATGCTACTGGAAGCAGTCAGTTGGTGCATAATGCTGAGAAAACCATTCCCAGCAACTCATCAAGCATGTAGGGGGCAAGAATTTGACATGTTGATTCCTTGCTAAAATCATGACCTTtcctgaaatacatgtatccaTTTTCTCCAGGTTTTTGGATAAAACCTGCTCCAGCCGGAGTTCTTGTATGGAGGGCTGATCAGCATTTCAGAGACATCCCCAAACCCCTTGGAGATTGCATAAATTATCGCTCCAACATAAattttcctcatgaaaaatCTGCATGTTATGCCTATCATAAATAAAACCCAAATTTTATCAATGGAGgcaatcaatatcaatttgtTTTGGAACTCAAACCCCTACCATAAgccaaaattgaaattatggTGGGGGTAATAAGAACCAGAGAAATTATTgccaaaattattattaacaatcTAAAtgcaacaagtggaatgcctctggccgtctcacctgcatcacgcgattcaatatagcagcagtgctgattttgaaaactactataactcgcacaagatgttcagtgatacttggttactcttatttccacgttttatgaactagacccatacacttatagagatatgatggtaattcaacaaatacccccaacgtggccaaagttcattgaccttacatgacctttgaccttgatcatgtgacctgaaactcgcacaggatgttcagtgatacttgattactcttatgtccaagtttcaagagaaagatccatcaactttctaagttatgatggtaattcaacagatacccccattatggccaaagttcattgacctttgaccttggtcatgtgacctaaaatgcgcaaaggatgttcagtgatacttcattactcttatgtccaagttttatgaactagaccaacacactttcaaagttatggcggtaattcaacaaataccccaatttgaccaaagttcattgaccctaaatgacctttgaccttgatcatgtgacctgaaacttgcacaggatgttcagtaatacttgattactattatgtccgagtttcatgaatcagatccataaacttttaaagttatgatggtaaatctacagatacccccaattcggccaaagttcattgaccctaaatgaccattgaccttggtcatgtgacgtgaaactcatgcaggatgttcagtgatacttgattaaccttatgtataagtttcatgaactaggtccatatattttctaagttatgatgacatttcaaaaacttaaccttaggttaagattttgatgttgattcccccaacatggtctaagttcattgaccctaaatgaccattgaccatggtcatgtgacatgaaactcaggcaggatgttcagtaatacttgattaaccttatggccaagtttcatgaactaggtccatatactttctaagttatgctgtcatttcaaaaacttaacctcaggttaagatttggtgttgacgccgccgccgccgccgccgtcgccgtcgccgtcggaaaagcggcgcctatagtctcactctgctatgcaggtgagacaaaaatgtgcaactattaataataaatttagaaaTTTGAAGGtcaattcataatttttaaagatacTGCATTGCACTACTAGAGGAGAGGAAAGAACACATAACATGGCGAAATAGTGACAGGGGCCATTATAACTCTCCAAAATCAGAACTCAACAGCGTAATCTAAACAAATTGCTGATTTTCTCTGCTAAAACTTAAGCATAAATTCAGACAGGAAATTCTCCAATTATGTGTTTCTTTGATCAGTTAATAGAAGAAATTAGTGctgactgaaaataattttagtaTACTTAAGGAGGTTCCAATCTTAcccatcattaaaaaaaatccatattttattattccagatagaaatcataaaaaaattcattttgcaaaATTGATCGTGGGCGCTGAAGCAACTGAGCAGCACCAGATCGACATAGCTCTATCCCTAAAATCaatgaacgccaaacagggtatagcagcaactcccatatTAACTTTTtgggtctgacgcggccggggctTGAGCTCCCAACCTCCCAGTTGtcagacggacgctctaccatctgagccaacacaccggttaaaGTGGTTAAAACATTCTTTGTGGCTTGGGGAAGGGAGTATATCTCTTCAAACATTGAATCACTTTGAGTAATATAACAtacaacataaagaaaaaaatatactcaCCATGCCTGACTGGGCTTTGAGGATTGTTGATGGAGGTCGGGTCGTAACCATGGAGAGGCTTGTAACCTGTATCAGCCTGGTTAAAGGTCATTACACTTTTGTTCTCACCACTCAGCTTACTGGCTATCTGTTGAAAGCCACCCTTCACTGTCTCTCCAAGGGATTCTATTGTAACTGGTTCTGTACAGGATCAAGCAGAAATTCTCTTATTTTTTCCAAACAATATGAATAAAGGCACAAATATATAATTCGTCACAATGACTGGGAAGTCTCAAAGCAAAAATATACTACCTTTAAAGGAATCCATATTTGCATAAAAGaaattcttcttttccccctcttAATAAACATATTCTTACTAAACCTAATGAAAAACTAGCTGATTTTCATGCATAAATCTAGAAAATTTAACTCATTGATTACAATATCATGCACATGTGCACAATAAGAGAATCACAAATTGATATGGAAAACAGTGTAAAAGTATATAGTTGATTTGAACATCCATGAGCTCACAGTTTTATCAAGTCCACTGTTCACATGTGATTTCGTCACAATGATTGAGAAAAGTCTCAAAGCAAAAATATACTACCTATAAAGGAATCCATATTTGCATAAAAgaaattctttttttcccctcttaATGAACATATTCTTACTAAACCTAATGAAAAACTAGCTGATTGTCATGCATATATCTAGAAAAGTTAACTCATTGATTACAATATCATGCAGATCTGCACACTAAGAGAATCACAATTTAATATGGAAAACAGTGTAAAAGTATATAGTTGATTTGAACACCAATGAGCTCAGTTTCATCAAGTCCACTGTTCAcataatgaaattcatattaGACTCCCACCGTAGCAACAAGcctcaataatattaataataataattttatatacTGCAAATAGCAAATTGCCTTCTGAtcaatcaaatatcaatattgtgATCTCTGCTAAATCCATTCATTCACTATTATACccattttcaatatatatatggGGAATTAAGAACCAATCAATGCATGAACCACAGTTCACACCAGATTCTATACCACCTTTTCAGTGGAGGTACCGTGACCGAGTGGTCTACGGCGCCTGATTATACATGGAAAATCCGGGGTTCCAACCctggccgcggcacctatgcccctGAGTAAGGCATTTAAttgacaatgctcttttatcctgcattcaaataaatgaaaatcctATTCTAATCCAGGCGGATGTTGCTAAGCTTCATCACATGATTTCTTATtaaatttttattatcaaatggTACTACAAAGCCTCTTACTCTGTGACACAGCTGAAGTGTTTCCAAATCCTTCCATCTTCTTGGTGTTGCCGCCCTCTCTTGACTGCTTAATGTCGTGTGTCATGTGACCTTGTTTCCAAGACTGATTGGTCGATGGTCTGGTGTGTGTGACCTCTGTGTCAAATAACTTCTCGCTCAAAGCCTGTATCCGAGAATATTTTAAAAGTATTAGTATGATTCCAACCACTAAATGTTATGTATACTACTAGTGCATTAAAACTCTCACAACTGAATATTAAGATATATCCTGTTCCTcagatatttaatgaaaaagtTGTAACACAATAACAACGTTTTGGATTATCTGGTTAAAGTTTCTGACCTTATGATTCAAAGATCTATTTAATTTTAATAAacattaatatgaaatttgcataacCTATGATGAGTACTATGAAGTAGTTGACAGGCCCTCATAACATCAAGGTTTGTGACTAATGCGAATGTGAAACAGCAATAATGGATCCTCATTAGTCTTTCTTAATGAATAAGGGGGCAGCTATGGGGTTGATAAGCTATATCCTACTggtaattgttttttaaatgtgtTCTGGGTCTCGGTCTCATACATATACttagaaatgaaattaatgcaTTTCAGCAAATAATTCTTTATTGTcctataaaatttgaataagatCCTTTATGCAAAATTATGTTGATAAGGTTACCCAGTTAAACACATTGCAGTTGTTGTGACCTTGtctatacaaaaattatatCTAGCACGCAATTTGC
It contains:
- the LOC129270018 gene encoding AP-4 complex accessory subunit tepsin-like, which gives rise to MMAGPNEFFSGVIGKVTFVNKWPLLLKATQDDDVPTPGYLFKEIADITYESGSSCQCLVDFMVERLEKKSCHIKYKVLKLLLHLVEKGHPSFCEGLRRKAQGIQSSAKCSGPPDPLHGMAPYVAVRKAAKALSEKLFDTEVTHTRPSTNQSWKQGHMTHDIKQSREGGNTKKMEGFGNTSAVSQKPVTIESLGETVKGGFQQIASKLSGENKSVMTFNQADTGYKPLHGYDPTSINNPQSPVRHGLVSSRSAEWSPHRSVTTDYSPVTMYEAEDETREAISRNSKTSSSSPRRLRHQRIDAERLSMSSISKEEDTNLIDTSSVSRGRESNGSKSSDQLSGTGSDLSERLASVSVADWSEEVSTVESFISCHQEARPTPTKEQLQKFVKRYVNISYSLYLYVW